Part of the Thamnophis elegans isolate rThaEle1 chromosome 10, rThaEle1.pri, whole genome shotgun sequence genome, ATTCCGATTCTTACATTTTATTTGATATATTTACTCATTAGGtgtttgattgattacatttattcaAGCATTAAATGGATGAAATTTCAGTAAGAATTGAAATGGGACTGACTCTGTACTCATAAAGAAGTAGGATATGACATATAGTCATAAATTAATGCTGAGCAAAAATTTCATCTGCATATTCATGAATTTTCTGAGAGGGGAAAAGGAGAAATTGCTATGTGTTGTTCTTTTACGTACCTTAATTATAAAGTGATTGAGGGAGGTTGTCTCCAGGAAATTGCAATCTGGGCTTCTCTCCAGTCTTAAATCTCAagagaagtacaggtagtcctcaacctatgaccacaactgcGCCCAACATCACATTATCTTGACACAAAAGTTATAtgtgtaaaaaacagtcataagttacttttttcagggccataaTAACTTttagcagtcattaaacaaactgctgtaagtcgaggactacctgtatactttcCCATGGAGCATTTCCACATAAGGAAGCTATAGAAGCCTAAATATAAAGGAAAGATGTAACTTCACCCCATTGCAAGAATAAAGGAAGCTCAACAACACTATCAAAGTAAATTTAACattgagagattgagatgctttatttgtatgccgcccttttccctggggggactcagggcggctcacaactcaaggggagggaggacaaacaagtcacaaacatgagaaaacaatacatcattaaaaacacaacagtcatacaattcgagtggggttaaaatctttagccccaggcctgtcgggacagccaggacttaaaggctacgcggaaggcctggagggtggtgagggtacgaatctccatggggagttcgttccagagggtcggagcagccacagagaaggctctcctccgggtagttgccagccgacattggccggctgatggaattcggaggaggcctaatctatgggatcgtatcggcctagtggaggtaattggcagtaggcggtctctcaagtacccagatccaataccatgcagggctttgtagatgacaagtagcaccttgaagcgcaacATATTTATATGAGTTGTGAATGACATAAGACAAAGAAACAAGATGAAATAATTTTGGGGGAATAAGAGGTCACTTTTTAGGACAATGTTAGTATACTGAGCCAAACATGACCTTTACTTTACAAGGAGAAGAATTTTAAATCTTTCCTCACTCTGCTCTTTTTCCCTATCCAGTCTATTTTGATGATGAAAATGAAttgaaaaagaatcaaataactCCTAAAACATCCAAACTCCACAAAGCAATAATAAAGAATAGTTAAATTATAGTCATTTATGAATAAGACTGGAACATACTGAAGTTCTCAATATATCTTTGGATACTGTACAAGTGTCATAAGATATCTTTCAGTATTTTGTTTGCAATTTCCCTCAAATGTCATTGCTGCAGAAAAGTGCCAAATTAACAAATACTGTGAAAAACATACCAGTTAGGGGTTTTCCTGTATAATTTTGAATAAGAGATAGAAAATGTATTAGCTTTGAAATTTTAATGGCTGTTTTGCTTACATTACAAGATGCAAAACTTATTAAATAGTCCATTTTTCATAGGGaaaatatttctaataaataCTTTTCTTTTCTAGATTCTAGATGACCCTGACATCAAAACTAAATTCAAGATTCAAGCTTTATTGTATCCTGTTCTTCAGACTATTGATCTGGAATTGCCATCCtatcaggataataaaaacatgcCAATTCTGTCTAAAACATTAATGGTCAGATTACTCAGTGAATATATTACATCAAATGACTCTTTTTCCAAAGCTTTAGAGAGTAACCAACATGTTCCTGCAGAgttcaaccatttgtttaaatTTGTAAACTGGAGTAAGTGGCTacctgaaaaatttaaaaaaggccACATTTACACTGACCCATCACATAGAAATTCCAAAACTGGACACAAATATCCAGGTTTACTGGATCCAAGGCTGGCACCACTTTTAGTTGAGGACATTAAGCTTTGGGGCTTACCACTTACATATGTCCTCACTTGTCAATATGATGTCTTGAGGGATGATGGAATCATGTATGTTTCCCGTCTTAGGGAAGCAGGAGTTGAGGTAACACACGAACATGTTGACAATTTTTTTCATGGTGTTGTATCATTTATTACAGGCCCTTTTGCCTTAAATATAGGACAAAGAATGGCTAACAACTACATTGAGTGGCTAAATAAGAACCTGTGAAAACACACCTATACCACCTGAAGATGGTTGCTTTGGATTCATTTggttttattcaatttatattgtttgtttcAGGGACATTATCCTTTTGGTGAATAACCAAAGTCTGCAGTTATTATACTTGATATAGAATCTCTTGTTTCCTGCTGTTTGAATAAGTATGAGAAGCTTGGTAGAATATGTGGGGGAGTTGTATAGCCATTAAatgattaataatttaaaatgaaaaataaagcttCTTTTGACTATTTCATATGTGAATTTATAGACTTGAATCTTGATGTTATTCAGGATTGTTTTAAAAGTCATGATTCATTTCTAAACACTTTTGGTACCAGTGAAATGTGTTCCAGTGAGTTTTCTTAGGTAACTTGTTCCTTTTGGCACGCAACCAGTATGAATATCTGGCTGCAGACCATTGTAAGTTCTTGAGTAGCATTTAATGAATAAAACCTCTTGTTTTCTCTTGATTGGATATTGCATGAATGGTGTCAAAGGAAATGGGTGTGATAGTGCCTATAAATTTATCTTTGATTCAAGTTGACTTGttgattcagaaaaaaatgaataaaatgttctGTGAGATATATTATGCCTGTTCTGGACCGGGTGTGCAACCATGCCAGGGGCCAGTCAGCTTTAAACTTCACGCTTTAGGATTGGTGTCTCAGATAAATTTATTAACAGAAATTCTTAGTAGCAAACATAGAGTTCAATATTAAGATATAGCTGACCTTGATCTGTCCATTGCGCGATATGAAAAAACTATGCTTTTCCATTCCTCTGATGAAGTGGGGGTGAGGAAACATGCTTTTATCCCATTGTTCTCAATAAACACAGAAACCTCTTCACAGAGCATCTGGTCATAAATCAATTTTCCAGGGGAGAGAGACTAGGTATccaatcagggaacacagatATGGTCAAATGTCGTGGAACTATATTTCCCAAAAGGCATCCCTGCCTATATTTACCATAAGGAGTTTTATCTCCCATGAGGTactttcttaaaggagacagttcttaattcctacattagctatatactgttgagTCAGCACAATGCCACAAATACAGTACAATGAAGTACAACTAGTACTTCAATACTACTTCCCATTGTGAGTTGATGGATCACTTAGGTAGATATGCTCCTGAGGAGACTTCCTTTGATCCAGTTTTTTAATCAATCtccaattttctctttttatgaGAGACAATCCAAAAATGGTGGGGCTTCAACTAGAGCACTGTAGATGAACTAGATTATCTAGATCCATTTCAGCTGAGTTTCTAACTTGGGTATGTGTTAAAGATTCTTTTTTAAGCCATATTCGATTAGATTGACCCAAACTCAagagatataaaaaaagatttggatGTGTAAGACAAGTATATgtcgaccaataagatctcacaggttgggccttctctgagtgccgtcggccggacaatgctggctggcgacccctcgggggagggccttctctgtagctgctccggccctatggaatgatctacccgtagagatccggatcctttccattctcttggccttccgaaaagccacgaaaacctggctgttccggcaggcctggggctgttgaacaaggtccagccccacttaggcGGATTATATGGGtgtgttttaaaattgtattttttaattgtatctttctatttttaactcttaattttttttatcttgtcttgtaatccgcccagagtcctacaggattggacggtatacaaatctattaaatttcaatttcaatttcaatttatatgTGTGCTTCCTATTACctctattctgtatttttatctattgctattgtttctatATTATTACCAtatattattctatattattaCAATTGTATCTGTACAAGCATTCTACTTCTATTATCTCCGACTATTACAATTGTTTctatactttattattattacttctaTATAGATAACTATCTATCTTTAAGAATGGTCAATACTCCAACTTAGTAGAACTCTATTAGGATTCTTAAACTGAAGGAAAAATTGCATGTTTGcatttgttgttggttttttactTGAATGTTATTttatacatctctctctctctctctctcgctctctctctctctctctctcatatttaatcataaaaaattaaaagtttatCTCATGATAAAATTGTAAGAGCAgctaggataggatgggatagtttgtttctttttaaagagaTAGTAACTATTGCAAAGCTGTTCTTATGTATGAAATTAAAGACtgattgtttaatttatttaagaATAACCAGTAATTGCATTTTTAAGGGAATTATcacctttttatttccttttttcccacTCTGATTTGTGAAAAATAGATGAGCAGGGATATGGAATGTTCAGGTAACTAAAGTATCATAGAAGGTCAAGATAAGTTCTCTATCATTTTAAACACAGACCACAGTGTAATGGTCTTAATTTGGAGAATCTAATTGAGATTTtattgcccatttttttttacaaagcaagATTTTCCTTGCTTCCAAAGTAAGGGAAAACTTGGCTTTggtagaaaacaattttaaaaaatcaaaacctTTACACCAATTCTTCTCTATTTATTGCATCTAGAAGACTTTCTGTATGTTTCTTTAATTGGTTCCTGCTACCCTTAAAAATGTCCTGTTACAACTTGGAGGAACATgttcatttttaattcttttcttctgCACAGCCATTTCTGTTCAAGAGTAACTTTAAACTATATGTTCACAGATTTAGCTTTCTATCTAAAACTATCAAGGTTGTTGATGGACTATttaatgaagtattaatatacttgaaaaaaaatcctttacatCAGTCAAGGGCAACAGGTTATTTCTGATATTATGCTGCCACTTGGTGGTTGAgcgattattttttattaattaaggGACAATAAGTTTTTACAATTTTTTGAGTAGGAAGGAACATTTTCCATtataatttcttccaacacctgcatatatgtgtttgtgtcttAGTGCATTTCAACAGCTTTTCTTCTTTtgggtgtattttttttaaatgtagagtATTAATGTTTTTTTCATAAAGAGATAGTAGCCAGGGCTATAGGATCAAGACAAGGCAAATATCAGTAAGACTAATGTTTTATTTATCATCTGTCTGGCTATACAGCAAATGTACTCAATTTGAAATCAATGGCTTTCATCCAAAAACTCACTGAAGAGCACCAGATCCTTTTGATCCTATAGGATTTGGGGAATGTTAAGATTGGGGGATACAATATATTCAAATTGCTCTGTGGTTCGGCAGGTGGTATGTCCTTCAGTCACAGCCTTCAAGGCTTAAAAAAGACCAATCTgcgtatttaattttaatattttcttttatgattCATTGCCAAGAAAAAATGAGCTTGCTAACATTATTTCATTTCTCACCAATTAATCTACTCTTGCCTAAAAACAATCCCCTTTCGTTTAATCATTACTCCCACAATTCATGGGATCATTATCAGCAGGTATTCTTACAATAGTGGTTATGAGCagaggtggatttcaatttttttactaccatttcatgggcgtggctagatgggggcatgtgactgaggtggcatggccaacttgacatcactcatgcacactcagtcacatgaccccctcaccaaACCATGACGTCTGAAACGGTGACAAAATATTTTGACAGGTTGGGTGGGCTCCAGCCTCTCCAGAGCTAAGGGAGTGCCTGCAAACTCCCCAGTAAGAAAAGAAGTTTTGTCCTCCTGATCCCTAGGAACACTGTACATGCTTCAGCAGGGCTGCTAGAAGGCAAATATgtccctgtttttgcaaaaaaatga contains:
- the LOC116513882 gene encoding arylacetamide deacetylase-like isoform X1, yielding MGRKLLCLLVASTLIAYYIYQPLPENVEEPWKLTLLEASIRSLNHAATIVEKLGLGRYIDVINLYMMTGYTAPTSDEKVIVTDTEFSHIPVRLYIPTKQSDVLKRAVIFIHGGGWCSASARMKAYDLLSRWTSERLNAVVVSVDYRLAPKYRFPVAFEDVYSVSKYFLQSSILEKYNVDPSRIAIAGDSAGGNLAAAVTQQILDDPDIKTKFKIQALLYPVLQTIDLELPSYQDNKNMPILSKTLMVRLLSEYITSNDSFSKALESNQHVPAEFNHLFKFVNWSKWLPEKFKKGHIYTDPSHRNSKTGHKYPGLLDPRLAPLLVEDIKLWGLPLTYVLTCQYDVLRDDGIMYVSRLREAGVEVTHEHVDNFFHGVVSFITGPFALNIGQRMANNYIEWLNKNL